In Corynebacterium ulcerans, one genomic interval encodes:
- a CDS encoding disulfide bond formation protein B: MFNAKVFRFILAAAVFVIMAFPVGVANIYLGFINGESPCILCGNERFGMVLIGALGVFILRYGARMRYIVMLLLVAFYYLYTTVRHWGGRANADLGQGFGDAVLGVHTYTWGILVYWVVIGVLAVGLIFIGKDKMLQQEFISSELEVKKFSPATKFVAIVAIVITCANCVQFLIGNGIPPYAGAGDPARFTFNIAQTAKYWDKEHQYESLSDIRLHKFNAPDPYKGVEFDTTPVAGKKTLELAGTHEIGFDVTGFRGKGRAAGIAYDSENQKFGLVSTKGGFYYTDKNFKEHSSFARVDVPNGSDIHNTVDAAFFKPGGLVAIAQNKTVYGAVIQDEVDEKIAWKDFTETSGNIMPIFDSKGRPELRTIRARMAYTLTVASESKSDTFVTLSVPHKRSKQVVISEFSKEDNKLVREGVLDAEGVYPVGADLHDGTLYVLSKEHNSLLTIDMKDFSVKETRNLPELNDVRDVAVAGKSAFVLAHDGDRDVVHELKLS, translated from the coding sequence ATGTTTAACGCAAAAGTTTTCCGTTTCATCCTGGCCGCAGCGGTTTTTGTCATCATGGCGTTCCCCGTGGGCGTGGCCAACATCTACCTCGGTTTTATCAACGGTGAATCTCCGTGCATTCTCTGTGGTAACGAGCGTTTTGGCATGGTTTTGATCGGCGCTTTGGGTGTCTTTATCCTGCGCTATGGCGCTCGCATGCGCTATATAGTTATGCTCCTTTTGGTCGCTTTTTACTACCTGTACACAACGGTGCGCCACTGGGGTGGACGCGCGAATGCTGACCTAGGACAGGGCTTTGGCGACGCCGTGCTCGGCGTACACACATACACCTGGGGCATCCTGGTGTACTGGGTTGTTATTGGCGTCCTCGCTGTTGGTTTGATCTTCATCGGCAAGGACAAAATGCTCCAGCAGGAGTTCATTTCTTCCGAGCTAGAAGTGAAGAAATTCTCACCTGCTACCAAGTTTGTTGCGATCGTTGCCATCGTTATCACCTGCGCTAACTGCGTCCAGTTCCTTATCGGTAACGGCATCCCTCCTTACGCAGGTGCCGGCGACCCAGCTCGCTTCACCTTCAACATCGCCCAGACTGCAAAGTACTGGGACAAAGAGCACCAGTACGAGTCCCTCAGCGACATTCGTCTGCACAAGTTCAACGCTCCCGACCCTTACAAGGGTGTGGAGTTTGACACCACTCCGGTAGCTGGCAAGAAGACTCTTGAGCTTGCTGGTACCCATGAGATCGGTTTTGACGTCACGGGCTTCCGCGGAAAAGGCCGCGCTGCAGGCATCGCCTACGATTCTGAGAACCAGAAGTTCGGTCTGGTTTCTACTAAGGGCGGTTTCTACTACACCGACAAGAACTTCAAGGAGCACTCCTCCTTCGCGCGTGTCGACGTCCCCAACGGCTCCGATATCCACAACACCGTGGATGCGGCCTTCTTCAAGCCTGGCGGCCTGGTAGCTATTGCTCAGAACAAGACCGTCTATGGTGCTGTGATCCAGGACGAGGTCGATGAGAAGATTGCGTGGAAGGATTTCACCGAAACCTCCGGCAACATCATGCCGATCTTTGATTCCAAGGGACGCCCTGAGCTGCGTACTATTCGCGCTCGCATGGCTTACACGTTGACCGTGGCGTCGGAAAGCAAGTCCGATACCTTTGTTACCCTCAGCGTTCCTCACAAGCGCTCCAAGCAGGTTGTCATTTCCGAGTTCTCCAAGGAAGACAACAAGCTGGTTCGCGAGGGCGTGCTCGACGCTGAGGGCGTTTACCCAGTCGGCGCAGACCTGCACGATGGCACCCTGTATGTCCTTTCCAAGGAACACAACAGCTTGCTGACCATCGACATGAAAGACTTCAGCGTCAAGGAGACTCGCAACCTCCCAGAGCTTAACGACGTCCGCGACGTCGCCGTTGCAGGAAAGAGCGCCTTTGTGCTCGCCCACGACGGTGACCGTGACGTAGTGCACGAGCTCAAGCTTTCCTAA
- a CDS encoding GNAT family N-acetyltransferase, protein MNTIFAVSALKDLSPLEVHKIYKLRVDVFVHEQRAPYKEIDEIDAQDTTLHVQAWSPQREILGVARIFPEDPVVRLGRFVVAKEQRGTGLGRELLFQTLRLIHEQYPGRDTFIHAQSALEGYYAAYGFVRSGSPFEEDGIPHLPMTLSAEKLARLF, encoded by the coding sequence ATGAACACGATCTTTGCGGTGTCCGCTCTGAAAGATCTTTCACCGCTTGAGGTTCACAAGATCTACAAGCTCCGAGTGGACGTCTTTGTCCATGAGCAGCGGGCACCCTACAAAGAGATCGACGAGATCGACGCCCAAGACACCACGTTGCACGTCCAAGCCTGGTCGCCGCAGCGAGAGATCCTGGGCGTAGCTCGAATTTTCCCCGAGGACCCCGTCGTTCGCTTGGGCAGGTTTGTGGTGGCAAAAGAACAGCGTGGGACCGGACTAGGACGCGAACTACTGTTCCAAACGCTACGACTCATCCATGAGCAGTACCCCGGACGAGATACCTTCATCCACGCACAATCAGCCTTGGAGGGCTACTACGCAGCCTACGGGTTCGTCCGTTCAGGCTCGCCGTTTGAGGAAGACGGAATACCTCACCTTCCCATGACCCTCAGCGCAGAAAAACTCGCCCGCTTATTCTAG
- the pta gene encoding phosphate acetyltransferase → MTEIQHASVLLTRAGRNFDGFAVDAFADRLGLPVQQLVEQHADLAAILASKPLENRPGLFVGSGNVNFDARAASALGIPLLLLIDAPGVHIDLATEECGELGAVVAATFTAEEAETEAGIEKIRAGLNVEAPVVMSAPVFESWLLDQAKAQQSHIVLPEGDDDRILEAAHQLLAQDICELTILGNPETITARAAELGFDLSKAHLQDPATDPNAEKFAADFAELRKKKGVTIEEARETMKDISYYATMMIHEGLADGMVSGAAHTTAHTIKPSFQIIKTAPGTSVVSSIFLMVMRGRLWAFGDCAVNPNPTAEQLAEIAVVSARTAAQFGIDPRVALLSYSTGSSGAGPDVDRSVAAVAKAHELDPELKLDGPLQFDAACDPGVAAKKMPNSEVAGHANVFIFPDLEAGNIGYKTAQRTGHALAVGPILQGLNKPVNDLSRGATVADIVNTVAITAIQAGGK, encoded by the coding sequence GTGACTGAAATTCAGCACGCATCAGTCCTGCTCACCCGCGCAGGACGAAACTTTGACGGGTTTGCCGTCGACGCTTTTGCAGATCGCCTCGGACTTCCGGTTCAGCAGCTCGTCGAACAGCACGCTGACCTTGCGGCAATTCTGGCGTCTAAACCGCTAGAAAACCGCCCCGGATTGTTCGTCGGCTCTGGAAACGTCAACTTTGATGCCCGAGCAGCCTCCGCTTTGGGCATTCCCCTCCTTCTGCTTATCGACGCCCCCGGCGTGCACATCGACCTCGCTACAGAGGAATGCGGCGAGCTGGGTGCCGTTGTGGCTGCTACATTCACCGCTGAGGAAGCGGAGACGGAAGCTGGCATAGAGAAGATTCGCGCGGGCCTGAATGTTGAGGCGCCCGTTGTTATGAGCGCTCCTGTCTTTGAATCATGGCTGCTCGATCAGGCTAAAGCACAGCAATCCCACATCGTTCTGCCTGAAGGCGACGATGACCGTATTCTAGAGGCAGCACACCAGCTGCTCGCTCAAGACATCTGTGAGCTGACCATTCTGGGTAACCCGGAGACCATCACCGCTCGTGCGGCGGAGCTGGGTTTTGATCTCTCCAAGGCTCACCTCCAGGATCCGGCCACCGACCCTAACGCGGAGAAGTTCGCTGCTGACTTTGCTGAGTTGCGCAAAAAGAAGGGCGTGACCATCGAAGAGGCACGGGAGACCATGAAGGATATCTCCTACTACGCCACCATGATGATTCATGAGGGGCTTGCCGACGGCATGGTATCCGGTGCTGCACACACCACCGCGCACACCATCAAGCCAAGCTTCCAGATCATCAAGACCGCGCCGGGCACCTCGGTTGTCTCGTCGATCTTCCTGATGGTGATGCGAGGCCGCCTCTGGGCATTCGGCGACTGCGCCGTGAACCCCAACCCCACCGCTGAGCAGCTGGCAGAAATCGCAGTGGTTTCTGCTCGTACCGCAGCTCAGTTTGGTATTGATCCACGCGTCGCCCTGTTGTCTTACTCCACCGGTAGCTCCGGAGCGGGCCCCGATGTGGACCGTTCTGTTGCAGCAGTAGCCAAGGCTCATGAGCTCGACCCCGAGCTCAAGCTCGACGGCCCATTGCAGTTCGACGCTGCTTGTGACCCAGGCGTTGCGGCTAAGAAGATGCCCAACTCCGAGGTCGCAGGCCACGCAAATGTCTTTATCTTCCCGGACCTTGAGGCCGGAAACATCGGATACAAGACTGCACAGCGCACCGGCCACGCGCTGGCCGTGGGCCCGATCCTACAGGGCCTGAATAAGCCGGTTAATGATTTGTCTCGCGGTGCGACGGTTGCCGATATTGTGAACACCGTTGCCATCACCGCTATCCAAGCAGGAGGAAAATAG
- the ccsB gene encoding c-type cytochrome biogenesis protein CcsB, translating to MLEISQYALNGAIAFAILGLLAEILFITGRRNKQSENSWYTTAFTLVTLVLTLFYLVVRMIHTGHGPFANQHEFSVAFSAGILTALVFFAWRYKFHILSVVVLPVVTVMLIYATQLDTELKPLVPALQNSVLLTFHVGFAVVAYGAACVSFGAAVLYLLSPYIRSKYFPSAELCDEVGYRAAALTFPLLTIMIILGSVWANVAWGRYWGWDPKETAAFVTWLFYGAFLHARVVRNWRGTKSAWLLIIGFIAVLFAYFGNHFFGGLHSYA from the coding sequence ATGCTTGAGATATCCCAATACGCTCTTAATGGAGCTATAGCATTTGCAATTCTGGGCTTGCTCGCAGAAATCCTATTTATTACAGGAAGACGGAACAAGCAGAGCGAAAATTCGTGGTACACGACGGCCTTTACCCTCGTGACTTTAGTGTTGACACTGTTCTACCTGGTAGTCCGCATGATTCACACCGGGCACGGGCCTTTTGCCAACCAGCATGAGTTTTCTGTGGCCTTTAGTGCGGGCATTCTTACGGCCTTAGTCTTCTTTGCCTGGCGCTATAAATTCCACATTTTATCTGTGGTCGTTCTCCCCGTGGTCACAGTCATGTTAATTTACGCGACCCAATTGGATACCGAACTCAAGCCATTGGTTCCTGCACTGCAGAACAGCGTATTGCTGACGTTCCACGTGGGATTTGCTGTGGTCGCTTATGGTGCAGCGTGCGTGTCTTTTGGCGCTGCCGTGCTGTATTTACTATCCCCGTACATTCGGAGCAAATATTTCCCCAGCGCAGAGCTATGCGACGAAGTGGGCTACCGTGCTGCAGCTCTTACCTTTCCGCTGCTCACCATCATGATTATTCTAGGATCGGTGTGGGCAAATGTTGCATGGGGACGCTATTGGGGTTGGGATCCTAAAGAAACAGCCGCATTTGTTACGTGGCTCTTCTACGGAGCTTTCCTGCATGCTCGAGTAGTGCGTAATTGGCGAGGAACTAAGTCTGCCTGGCTACTCATAATCGGCTTCATTGCTGTACTGTTCGCATACTTTGGCAATCACTTTTTTGGCGGCCTCCACTCATACGCTTAG
- a CDS encoding phosphoribosyltransferase, protein MAYHADSADLENKEVLTWDGFGNANRELAQQIVDDGYDPEIIVAVARGGLVPAGALSYSMGVKLSDAINVEFYTDVNETLPDPVLLEPLLDTNSIKGRRVLVVDDVADSGRTLQLVLKLLESHGAEVRSAVIYAKSRSVVSPTYVWKHTDEWIVFPWSAEPPVTKQA, encoded by the coding sequence ATGGCATACCACGCAGACTCAGCAGATCTTGAGAATAAAGAAGTCCTGACTTGGGATGGGTTCGGCAACGCGAATCGCGAACTCGCCCAGCAGATCGTCGATGACGGCTACGACCCAGAAATCATTGTGGCCGTCGCTCGCGGTGGGCTCGTCCCCGCCGGTGCACTGTCTTACTCCATGGGAGTAAAGCTTTCCGACGCCATCAACGTCGAGTTTTACACCGACGTCAACGAGACCCTGCCGGATCCCGTGTTGCTTGAGCCTCTCCTGGACACCAACTCGATCAAAGGCCGTAGGGTCCTCGTGGTGGATGATGTCGCCGATTCTGGACGCACTCTCCAGCTCGTACTCAAGCTCCTTGAGTCGCACGGCGCAGAAGTTCGCTCCGCAGTGATCTACGCTAAGAGCCGCTCGGTCGTCTCCCCCACATATGTATGGAAGCACACCGACGAGTGGATCGTCTTCCCTTGGTCAGCTGAGCCACCGGTAACCAAGCAGGCATAA
- a CDS encoding PrsW family intramembrane metalloprotease — MNDREVLEMKSRRRTSALWWLLVVASPLSLAYLLKTLGRELRAMPLPSLYIFLICIAGGILVVGVLVLVDRSRLRKEKYNRIMWGSAFVFGGLIGPVVAVKTNGEIDRFFPLIFGREFYREWGVAVFGPLSEEWIKLVIVLAIILLYRKWIVRPTHGFFVGAFVGLGFQLTEDFWFAVGAAFEDINSDLSGGVTLATFRVLLGVVSHWTYTGVAAIGLCYLLGIGFSQGETGRGRFFRAAGFLVLSLGLHGLWNSPLTFGLDATVAVLVKLVISIIIFIVVARWLCRNEKAAVSTA, encoded by the coding sequence GTGAATGACCGTGAAGTGTTAGAGATGAAGAGCCGTAGGCGAACGTCTGCTTTGTGGTGGCTTTTGGTCGTCGCGAGCCCCCTGTCCTTGGCGTATCTTTTGAAAACATTAGGACGGGAACTAAGGGCTATGCCGCTGCCCTCCTTATATATCTTTCTTATCTGCATAGCCGGGGGAATCCTTGTTGTTGGCGTCCTTGTTCTTGTTGACAGGTCGCGCCTGCGAAAAGAGAAGTACAACAGGATTATGTGGGGCAGTGCCTTTGTCTTCGGCGGGTTGATAGGGCCTGTGGTCGCGGTGAAGACAAATGGTGAGATCGATAGATTTTTCCCGCTGATTTTTGGCCGGGAGTTTTATAGAGAATGGGGCGTGGCGGTGTTTGGTCCACTATCGGAGGAGTGGATCAAGCTGGTTATTGTTCTGGCGATCATTCTGCTTTATCGAAAGTGGATTGTGCGGCCGACGCATGGCTTTTTTGTTGGTGCTTTTGTTGGCCTAGGGTTCCAATTGACTGAAGATTTTTGGTTTGCCGTAGGCGCTGCTTTTGAGGATATAAACAGTGATCTATCGGGAGGGGTTACGTTAGCCACCTTCCGTGTATTGCTTGGCGTGGTATCGCATTGGACGTACACCGGGGTGGCGGCCATTGGGCTTTGTTATTTACTGGGGATTGGCTTTTCTCAAGGGGAAACCGGGAGGGGTCGATTTTTTCGCGCGGCAGGTTTCCTTGTGTTGTCGTTAGGCCTGCATGGCTTATGGAATTCCCCTCTTACCTTTGGCCTGGATGCGACCGTCGCTGTGCTGGTGAAACTGGTGATTTCCATAATTATCTTCATTGTGGTGGCTAGATGGCTCTGCCGGAATGAGAAGGCTGCGGTATCTACGGCCTGA
- a CDS encoding HNH endonuclease signature motif containing protein, with protein MKAWGTYRGCDMGDPLCVSERLALQFEYHRWAQLIPSKDTDIEEYCVSIGERINKGARYVELRIDAIQTLKALPLLHQLELSLWHLDFSRLIAIAQSLYGVEPDLFDVIDQALARHLHPKRPNQKVPGAQAIRRFLHKLLESLHEVIEEPEQKLEPCVSFFETSRGKTVIEAVVDNGTAHVLKERLAQLAREHECTDVEALFFLAAGQAPTVHLYSVKGSDVIETIDGSSFDASTSEAIAAVATWRDIDPYKDTTLAQYKFTGDLRRWIQARDGTCRFPGCNVAAWHCDIDHIQEYDLNGATKADNAQCLCRKHHNLKTAKAVDCIAGEGGEVTWLLDNDLRVTTVPEGIISGQRMFGQSFIQRAAKRIKKRRQKTREYVVDAPPF; from the coding sequence ATGAAAGCTTGGGGAACGTATCGCGGATGCGACATGGGAGACCCTCTCTGCGTAAGCGAGAGGCTTGCGCTGCAATTTGAATACCACAGGTGGGCACAGCTCATCCCGAGTAAAGACACCGATATAGAGGAATACTGCGTTTCCATCGGGGAAAGAATCAACAAGGGAGCACGCTATGTGGAACTCCGCATTGATGCCATACAGACCCTCAAGGCCTTACCACTATTGCACCAGCTCGAGCTCAGCCTGTGGCATCTAGATTTCTCGCGGCTCATCGCTATTGCCCAATCTTTATATGGAGTCGAGCCCGACCTCTTTGACGTTATCGATCAGGCCCTAGCCCGTCACCTACATCCCAAACGCCCGAATCAGAAGGTGCCAGGAGCCCAGGCTATCCGGCGTTTCCTACACAAACTCTTGGAGTCTCTTCATGAGGTCATCGAAGAGCCCGAGCAGAAACTCGAACCCTGCGTTAGCTTCTTTGAAACCTCCCGAGGAAAAACGGTGATCGAGGCTGTGGTGGACAATGGCACAGCGCATGTATTGAAAGAACGCCTAGCTCAGCTTGCGCGGGAACATGAGTGCACCGATGTGGAGGCTCTTTTCTTCCTAGCCGCAGGACAAGCGCCGACAGTGCATCTTTATTCAGTAAAAGGAAGCGACGTAATCGAGACCATCGACGGCTCGTCTTTCGACGCATCCACCAGCGAGGCAATCGCGGCTGTTGCAACATGGCGAGACATTGACCCCTATAAAGACACCACACTCGCCCAATACAAATTTACTGGTGACCTACGCCGCTGGATCCAAGCTCGCGATGGAACCTGCCGGTTCCCTGGCTGCAATGTTGCCGCCTGGCACTGCGATATTGACCATATTCAGGAGTATGACCTCAACGGTGCAACCAAGGCAGACAATGCCCAATGTCTATGCCGCAAGCACCACAATCTCAAAACTGCTAAAGCCGTGGATTGCATTGCCGGAGAAGGCGGCGAGGTGACCTGGCTGCTAGATAATGATCTCCGCGTCACCACAGTGCCCGAAGGAATTATCAGCGGGCAGCGCATGTTTGGGCAGTCTTTTATCCAGCGGGCGGCCAAGCGGATTAAGAAGCGTCGTCAAAAGACTCGGGAGTATGTGGTTGATGCCCCGCCATTCTAG
- a CDS encoding ATP-grasp domain-containing protein, whose protein sequence is MFIPEYIVSPDPTRVLVLGDTDLGKRLALAFADLGAEVTVLADATLEDIEQHQPDYVVPVTKNIPAGIGDRLVPSPCAYDREGIRRIATEQLGLPMSKFRFASSAHELLDAANELGYPCVAKSANSIHLLASAEDCAAAWDGSRMVVERYIEFDYEITLLAVRSVDPETEKLATWFCEPIVHIRQDGILIGAAQPVELNSIALDNARSVAARITNAVGGRGIFGVKLFVIGEDVYFSELSPYPFRSGAVTCATQRFDQFTLHARAVLGLPIDATLVTPGAIAFSNDIRPITRASVVQALNMPEIHVAVTQRGAVALSTADTTVEAVDRAMLAISRMAGHQPHTPESFDDAS, encoded by the coding sequence ATGTTTATCCCCGAGTACATTGTTTCACCTGACCCAACCCGAGTTCTGGTTCTTGGCGACACCGACCTGGGGAAGAGACTCGCCTTGGCTTTTGCAGACCTTGGAGCCGAGGTCACGGTGCTAGCCGATGCGACACTCGAGGATATCGAACAACATCAGCCGGACTATGTGGTCCCTGTGACCAAAAACATTCCTGCCGGTATCGGAGACCGCCTCGTGCCTTCGCCATGCGCTTATGACCGCGAGGGAATCCGCCGGATCGCCACCGAACAGCTTGGTTTGCCCATGAGTAAATTTCGGTTTGCTTCGTCTGCACATGAGCTTCTCGACGCCGCCAATGAACTCGGATACCCCTGTGTAGCTAAATCGGCTAACTCGATTCACCTTCTGGCCTCCGCTGAGGATTGCGCGGCAGCGTGGGACGGTAGCCGCATGGTGGTGGAGCGGTACATCGAATTCGACTATGAAATCACCCTGCTGGCTGTGCGCTCAGTCGATCCGGAGACGGAGAAACTAGCCACGTGGTTCTGCGAGCCAATCGTTCACATACGCCAAGACGGGATTCTTATCGGCGCAGCGCAGCCAGTCGAGTTGAACTCTATCGCCTTGGATAACGCTCGCAGCGTGGCAGCGCGCATCACTAATGCCGTAGGAGGTCGCGGGATTTTCGGAGTGAAGCTCTTTGTGATCGGCGAGGACGTCTATTTCTCCGAGCTGTCGCCCTATCCCTTCCGAAGCGGTGCCGTCACGTGCGCAACACAACGTTTTGACCAATTCACACTCCATGCGCGCGCCGTGCTGGGTCTGCCCATCGACGCAACCCTGGTCACCCCAGGAGCAATCGCCTTTTCTAATGACATCCGGCCGATTACGCGAGCATCCGTTGTCCAAGCTCTGAACATGCCGGAAATCCATGTGGCAGTTACGCAGCGGGGGGCCGTGGCACTATCTACGGCAGATACCACGGTCGAAGCAGTTGACCGAGCAATGCTGGCCATCTCTAGAATGGCGGGGCATCAACCACATACTCCCGAGTCTTTTGACGACGCTTCTTAA
- a CDS encoding FAD-dependent oxidoreductase, producing the protein MTEPMRVAIIGAGPAGIYASDLLVKSEVDVKIDLFERMPAPFGLIRYGVAPDHPRIKGIIKSLHNVLDKPEIRLLGNIDVGKDITIDELRQYYDAIIFSTGAVADRYLEIPGSDLKGSYGAGEFVGFYDGNPDFERSWDLSAKQVAVIGVGNVGLDVSRILAKTGDELLVTEIPDNVYEALKNNQAEEVHVFGRRGPAQVKFSPMELKELDHSPTIEVVVNPEDIDYDETSIEARHASKSQDLVCQTLENYAMRDPKGAPHKLFIHLFESPVEILGEDGQVVGLRTERTEYDGQGGVRNTGKFTDWPIQAVYRAVGYRSEAINDVPFDPTNHVIPNDGGHVLHEGAIVPGLYTTGWIKRGPVGLIGNTKSDAKETTEMLVADWQDGKLTAAVERDDAAIVDFLKTRGIAVTTWDGWHILDAAERALGEAEGRERKKIVEWDEMVSHAAPE; encoded by the coding sequence ATGACTGAACCAATGCGTGTAGCCATCATAGGCGCGGGCCCAGCTGGGATTTACGCTTCAGACCTACTAGTAAAATCAGAGGTAGACGTAAAGATCGATCTCTTTGAGCGTATGCCCGCACCTTTCGGATTGATCCGTTACGGAGTAGCACCGGACCATCCGCGCATCAAGGGCATCATCAAATCCCTTCACAATGTCCTAGATAAACCTGAGATTCGTCTACTGGGCAACATTGACGTAGGCAAAGACATCACCATCGATGAGCTACGCCAGTATTACGACGCCATCATTTTCTCCACTGGCGCCGTAGCCGACCGCTACCTCGAGATCCCCGGCTCTGACCTCAAAGGTTCCTATGGCGCAGGTGAGTTCGTTGGTTTCTACGACGGCAACCCCGACTTTGAGCGCAGCTGGGATCTCTCCGCCAAGCAGGTCGCAGTTATCGGCGTGGGCAACGTGGGCCTCGACGTCTCACGCATCCTAGCCAAGACCGGCGACGAGCTCCTGGTCACTGAGATCCCCGACAATGTCTACGAAGCCCTAAAGAATAACCAGGCCGAGGAAGTCCACGTCTTTGGCCGCCGGGGCCCTGCACAGGTCAAGTTCTCCCCGATGGAACTGAAAGAGCTCGACCACTCCCCAACCATCGAGGTTGTGGTCAATCCCGAGGACATCGACTACGACGAGACTTCCATCGAGGCTCGCCACGCTTCCAAGTCCCAAGACCTGGTCTGCCAGACCCTGGAAAACTACGCGATGCGCGACCCCAAGGGAGCACCTCACAAGCTCTTCATCCACCTCTTTGAGTCCCCCGTCGAGATCCTCGGCGAGGACGGACAAGTAGTGGGATTGCGCACCGAGCGCACCGAATATGACGGCCAGGGCGGGGTTCGCAACACCGGCAAGTTCACCGATTGGCCGATTCAGGCCGTCTACCGCGCCGTGGGCTACCGTTCAGAAGCCATCAATGATGTTCCTTTCGACCCCACCAACCACGTCATCCCCAATGACGGCGGACACGTCCTCCACGAGGGCGCCATCGTCCCAGGCCTCTACACCACCGGCTGGATCAAGCGCGGCCCCGTGGGACTCATCGGCAACACCAAGTCCGACGCCAAAGAGACCACAGAAATGCTGGTCGCAGACTGGCAGGACGGAAAACTCACCGCAGCCGTAGAGCGTGACGACGCCGCCATCGTTGACTTCCTCAAGACCCGAGGAATCGCCGTAACCACGTGGGACGGCTGGCATATTCTCGACGCAGCAGAGCGCGCACTCGGCGAGGCCGAGGGCCGTGAACGCAAGAAGATCGTGGAATGGGATGAGATGGTCTCTCATGCAGCGCCCGAATGA
- a CDS encoding TlpA family protein disulfide reductase — MINKRVIILLAVIVVVLGAVYVVQKPQEDTVTVDKTDGKTIRLGEEAPNFKALDIKGHPFELSSLKGKPVWLVFNATWCSNCRAEIPEIQELAKEDTIAVVSIYLNEDSAHVRQYAEKLGLTYSQIPDARGTISASYGVSAVPSHVVIDDQFKVKWIKAGTISRQDIKKALEN; from the coding sequence GTGATTAACAAACGCGTGATTATTCTGCTTGCAGTCATTGTCGTAGTTTTAGGGGCTGTCTATGTGGTGCAGAAGCCGCAAGAAGATACGGTAACAGTAGACAAAACCGATGGAAAAACAATCCGGTTGGGAGAAGAAGCCCCTAATTTTAAAGCACTAGATATTAAGGGGCATCCATTTGAACTTTCCTCACTTAAAGGAAAACCCGTATGGCTAGTTTTTAACGCCACATGGTGCTCAAACTGTCGTGCAGAGATTCCGGAAATTCAAGAACTGGCAAAAGAAGACACCATTGCGGTGGTTTCTATTTACCTCAACGAGGATTCCGCGCATGTGCGCCAGTATGCAGAAAAACTTGGTCTTACGTACAGCCAAATACCGGACGCACGTGGGACAATTTCTGCATCATATGGGGTTTCCGCAGTTCCCTCACATGTTGTAATTGATGATCAATTCAAAGTTAAGTGGATCAAGGCGGGGACGATTAGTCGTCAAGACATAAAGAAAGCGTTGGAGAACTAA